GATGAAATGACGAAAGAACTGATCAAACTTGAACGGAGAATCAAACCAAATCTAGAATAGCTTTTCCAGTACCTACCGTTCCGGAAGTGTAGACTTCAAACTGATTGGGTCCTCGCCAAGCGTAGCCGATGATTGTGCTGTGGTGTCTCCTGCGGACCTTCTCATCTACGTCGCGAACTTGGCCCTTGGAATTTGTCACACGGTGTCAGCTCCTTCTTTCACGTTATATAAGCGGGACGCTGACACGGTCACACTGGCATCGCCCTCACCATCAGCACCAACCAATCCCCGCATCCACTCCCTGAGTTTGATTTTTTGACCACGGAGCAAGAGGTGGCACGCATCAACATTTACCGGATCCACCACACTGCCAACTGAAGCGGCAACGCACGAGCATTTCTCGGTCCTCATCAGTTCTCACCAACGGACCAAGGAGGCAGACCGCAACTCTCCCAGGCCCAGGAGGATCCACGAGTCGACCTGGTATGCGTCGTGATAGTGACATGGAAAATTTCACGGAGCGAGCCAATGGGTCGCAAGTCCAAGCGCAATTTTGAAAAGGAACCAAGGCACCATGGGGACTACGGACTACTAGTCGTCAAAGAAAGCGACCGGAGTGGGAGGAATTCCTAGCGCCCCGCCTACAGAAATGAAAAATAATATCGCGAACCGCCGCGCGGGTCTGGTCAAGGAGCGCCCCGGCCGGGCAATGGGTCCCGACGAACgcaagccgccgcccacgcttGACGATTCCGCCGCTCGCGACAACAGCCGAACACACACCCAGGTGACTGGTGCGGCGGCAGCCTCtccctcgccggctcgccgctcgCGGGTATATCAATCTCCCCCAGCAAAACCAGCGTCAGCTTGCAACTTGCTTAGCCACCACCACCCACCCGGGCCCCGGTGCGCGCGTGCCGCGCCTATCCACAGCGCGCTGGCCATGGcgaggccgccgcggctgctgccTGCGATGCTCCTCCTGCTGCGCCTGAGCGCGCTCCCCGCCCCCGCGCGGTCCCAGAACGCGACCGCGCCGGCGTCCGTCGAGGGGTTCAACTGCTCCGCGAACCGGGCGTACCCGTGCCAGGCGTACGCGCTCTACCGCGCCGGCTTCGCGAGCGTGCCGCTCGACTTCGCCGCCATCGGCGACCTCTTCGGCGTCAGCCGCTTCATGGTCGCGCACGCCAACAacctctccaccgccgccgcgccggcgagcgggcaGCCGCTGCTCGTGCCGCTCCAGTGCGGCTGCCCCTCCGGGTCGCCCAACGCCTACGCCCCCACGCAGTACCAGATCACCCCGGGGGACACCTACTGGATCATCTCCACCACCAAGCTGCAGAACCTCACGCAGTACCAGGCGGTGGAGCGCGTCAACCCGTCGCTCGTGCCCACCAACCTCGACGTCGGCGTCATGGTCACGTTCCCCGTCTTCTGCCagtgcccggccgccgccgacaacGCCACCGCGCTCGTCACCTACGTCATGCAGCCGGGCGACACCTACgcgtccgtcgccgccgccttcgccgtcgacgcccgctCCCTCGTCTCCCTCAACGGGCCCGAGGCGAGGGCGGGGCTGTTCGCGGAGATACTAgtgccgctccgccgcccggtGTCTGACTTTTTGCCCCCAATCGTACGCGCCAACAACGCCTCGGCGACGCCGGCTTCCCCGCCGCCGTCTGCTTCCCCCAACGCGACGGTCGTGAGCAACGACCGGGACGGGGTGGTCACCGGGCTGGCCGTCGGGCTGGGCGTCGTCGGCGCGCTCTGGCTGCtgcagatgctgctgctggtctGCCTGTGTAGACGGCTCAAAGCCAAGGGACGACGAGGGGACGCGGTGGtgagcggcgacggcgtcgaggGCGGCAGGGTCGCCAAGAGctcgtccggcggcggcgacggcggggagaGGTTCCTGGTCAGCGACATATCGGAGTGGCTGGACAAGTACAGGGTGTTCAAGGTCGAGGAGCTGGAGCGCGGCACGGGGGGATTCGACGACGCGCACCTCATCAACGGCAGCGTGTACAAGGCCAACATCGACGGCGAGGTGTTCGCCGTGAAGAAGATGAAGTGGGACGCCTGCGAGGAGCTCAAGATCCTGCAGAAGGTGCGGCCTCTTTCTTCCCCAATTGAATCGCTCGCCCCAGTCCCGTCACAACTCGGAATTGAAAATTGCTGCCGAATTAAATTGCTTCTCACTAACAGAATAACCCAAAATTGCGAAGGCTCGCTGGTCTTGATTATTGATTTGGCCGTTGGAAATTTCGTTTCTTACTGCGACAGTATGGTTAATGAACGGCATGGAGTATATCTGTTTGTTTTCACCAGGAGATTAAACAAAAGAACGCACTTCTCTAAACAAAACAAACGCACACACTTGTATAATTCTATCCGTTCCAAATGCAATGGTCGCAGTGGTTTTTTTTAACACAATGATCGCAGTGGTTAATTAAGCGGACTAGCAACAGCCAACAGAACTAGTGGAAGTAGCGATGTAGCAGTATTTTATACCCACTCATGTTTGTGCCAGAGTACCCTTTTTGCGATCCGGCTTGTCTGCCGTGCTGAAGCAAAGTCAGCAAAAGGTACAGTAAATCGTGTCTGTGTGAACAGTAGCCTACCGTTAGTTACTGTAGTGGAGGTACTGTGCCGATCTCACTGTTCACAGATTTACTGTACCATGCTCTCTGTAGCACACCCAAGGCCTTACAAAAAGGGCAATCGGGATTCACTGACTTGCTGAAGGCAAGTCAGTGAATTACTGTAGCGGTAACTTTTGATTCATTCCCGGCCGTTCATTTGCGGATGGATGGATGAGATCCAGTGCTACAGAGAGCATGGTACAGTAAATCTGTGAACAGTGAGATCGGCACAGTACCTCCACTACAGTAACTAACGGTAGGCTACTGTTCACACAGACACGATTTACTGTACCTTTTGCTGACTTTGCTTCAGCACGGCAGACAAGCCGGATCGTGGGTCATTATAGTTTGGAATCTTGCTACTGACATTGACATCAACTAGTGCGGGGGCATCTCTATGGGTTGGTTCATCTCGCTTTCGCTTGACTGAAGACATAGGCAATTATCGATGCTAGTGGGTTCAGGAACTAGCACATTTGACTGAAGATCTGTCGCTGTGTGAGTGAGACTGCCATCAGATGCAAGACCGTTCAGCAGGGCAGCACATGGCAGTCGCATCGCAGCAATGGGTGGCACGAGCCTTGGAAGAGCACAAGGATATCCAGCCATCGATCAGTCAACCACTTGATAGAATACTTGTTTTAATTTTTGATCCCCTTCACTTTCTAGTGGTTATGAACTTGCCCTGGATCCTAGTAATCAACCTGCGAACCATCGACGTATCGTGTGGGGACGTAGGTACTATGCCGTGTGAATTGGGATGGTAGCGACCGCCGAGAGTGCGTGCATCTCGATCACCTCTGTGTCACGAGGACGACCTAGCCAAATGCTATAGATGGCCCGTCACCTCATAAAGTCACCAGCCACCCGCTAGGCCACTAGTCTAGTGCATTGCGTTCCGTTGGCGAAAATGCCTGTTTGTTTCCGGCCCGATCACATGCGCAACTATATGTTGCCACGTACCTACACGGCTACGGCATCGCTACACGAGTCTTCACACCATGATGTATTTTTTTGAAGAAGTCGCACCATGATGTATGAGGTTGAACTGCTCGCCGTTTATCTACAACGCCTGCTGTCCTGAGCCCGGCATTGACTGGGTCGTTGAATTTCTTCGCAACAGCATCACCTACTCGTCAACCCACGATGGATGGATGTCTTGTATATGACACGATGACGACGGACATTTCTGAAAACATTTTGCGGTAGTAGCTGCAGACAAGGCATCATGGTTTTGATATCTGCAGCATTTGTAAACAAAACTGCGTGCTTGGTGCGGCAGGTGAACCACAGCAACCTGGTGAAGCTGGAGGGGTTCTGCATCAACTCGGCGACGGGCGACTGCTTCCTGGTGTACGAGTACGTGGAGAACGGGTCGCTGGACCTGTGGCTGCTGGACCGCGACCGCGCGCGGCGCCTGGACTGGCGCGCGCGCCTCCACATCGCGCTGGACCTCGCCCACGGCCTGCAGTACATCCACGAGCACACCTggccgcgcgtggtgcacaaGGACATCAAGAGCAGCAACGTCCTCCTGGACGCCCGCCTGCGCGCCAAGATCGCCAACTTCGGCCTCGCCAAGACGGGCCACAACGCCGTCACCACCCGCATCGTCGGCACGCAGGGGTACATCGCGCCCGAGTACCTCGCCGACGGCCTCGTCACCACCAAGATGGACGTCTTCGCCTacggcgtcgtcctcctcgaGCTGGTGTCCGGGCGCGaggccgcggacgaggccggcgAGCCGCTGTGGGCGGACGCCGAGGACAGGGTGTTCCGGGGCCGGGACGAGAGGCTGGAGGCCCGCGTCGCGGCGTGGATGGACCCGGCGCTCACCGACCAGACGTGCCCGCCGGGGAGCGTGGCCAGCGTCGTGAGCGTCGCCAGGGCGTGCCTgcacagggacccctccaagcGCCCCAGCATGGTGGACGTGGCCTACACGCTGTCCAAGGCGGACGAGCACTTCGGCGACTACTCCGGCGAGAGCGTGTCCGTTGACGGCAGTGGCGAAATCGCCGCCCGGTGAACGACGAACCATCTTTGGTTTGGATAGTACAGaactcagcagcagcagtactagTTCTTAGCCATCAGTTCGCGCTGTAAATGATAAGGTCTAGCGAGCGGGTGATAAGTGAGCGCATCGAGTAATAACGCCGGCATTATGACCGGCTGCGAGGTCCCGTGAGGTGAGATCGACGGCTTGGGATGTAATCTTGTTGAAGCTTAGCTATTACGCAGACGAGGATCAATCCGTGAGTAGCAATAGAAGTTTCAACTAGCAATTTGTTGCTTGGTGTATGGTGCCAGATGTTTACTAGATTTTTTTACTAGAGATTTTATTAGATCTTGCTTAGTACCGTGCTCTAAAAAAAATCTTGGTTATATTTTTTGAGATCACACAGTACAACTCTGACACTCACAACGTATGCACACTCATATCCATATGAACACACATACGCAAATCATactcctatgagcatcttcgaagactgagccggcaaattttcgaaattgatgaagtcaccacaGGGCACAGGCGCTTGCTGTCGGCGGGAACATCGtctaccactgaatgcacaacgccgttaaatcccacaatattcgctcccatggggagtcgaactcaggatCTCTTATGCTACCGAGGCTCTTGTAACCAGTAGGCTACGGACcttttagcaaaaaaaaaattcttggcCAGTACAGACGATGATGTTTGTGAAGCGAACATCGTTCGCAGGCCGTTTAGCCCAGTTCCTTCAAAGAAGCTAGCTAGCCCCAAAATCGCACAGCCCAACGAGTCCAGCAATGCCAGCGGCCCGGTCCGGTATaaattttaggatttttttcatttttgtatttaaaaaaaaattaaaattttaaaaatatatgccggtttcgaaaaatttcaaaactatacccctgtcggcccttgcctgggcgacaggggACTGTCGCCCTCTGGCTGGGCGACAGGACATAAATGTAAAAaaacatttaggtcctggcacccgggacgcattaaacagcgaatttgtaaaatcgatataaaattgtagaaaaatcgtaaaaatacaaactcaactgttctggattttatgaaacaagatctacaacttttgttatataaagtttttcatttgatcaatgtatcttgctctattttaaatactagtttaatgcacttttatttaaatctcaagatccatcctttggatgcaggtCACCTTTGGCTAGAGTGTTTCATATGGTGaccataggcttgtacaaaattggtagatccagaaaacatttctagaataagttttaaaattaaatcttgcaatatgtctagtttaaatgggttatttatccatgctgctatactgagttttagaagccagtaccattattttattttctaagagctataaaaaaagtttggtaaattttagataagcacaactagaccaaatgaattatgactaagttaaatgcactaaatcaagaaaaatagttcttgtacctagaaaaatttgaaataattcatttggtctagttgtgcttatctaaaatttaccaaactttttttgtagctcttaggaaataaaataatggtactgtaaaaattatggcttctaaaactcagtatagcagcatggataaataactcatttaaactagatatattgcaagatttaatttaaaaacttattctagaaatgtttctgggcctaccaattttgtacaagcctatccTTACTATATGCAACACTCtcgccaaagatgacatgcatccaaaggatacatcttgagatttaaataaaagtgtattaaactagtatttaaaatagagcaagatacattgatcaaatgaaaaactttatataacaaaagttgtagatcttgtttcatagaatccagaacagttgagtttgtatttttccgatttttctaaaattttatatctattttacaagttcactatttaatgcgccccgagcgccaggacctaaatgtatttttttttttacatttaggacctgtcgcccagccagagggcgacaggccccctgtcgcccaggcaaggggcgacaggggtatagttttgaaatttttcgaaaccgccatatatttttgaaattttaattttttttaaatacaaaaatgaaaaaaatcctaAATTTTACCCATCTTAAATTCTTTGCGAAATCTTACAGATAAGGGCCCTCTTTGTTTCAATCTAGAGATCCTAGATCGCGTAATCcgagaaaaaaatctcgcatgcatggagtgctaaatgaaatctatttgcaaaatctttttagagaTGGATATAATCTTTCGCGATGAatttaatgacagtaattaattgatgatttgctacagtgatgctacagtaactatcctctaatcacgcagtcaaaggtctcattagattcttcagagttcCTAGCGCGGGGTTgtagagttagttttataaactgactttgtttaacATCGTAATTAGCAGTCAAAGTTTTCTAGTACACACTAGTACAACAAATCAAACAGGGCCAAGGGAGGGGCCTTTGTGGAACTTTCCTTGGGCTCGTGccgaatgtttttttttccgacTGGCTCGTGCCGATTGTCGTGCGTGCATTCTTGTCCCTTTTTCTATTTTCCAAGAACACAAGAGGTGCTTCTTTTGGCGTTCCGAGCTCTCGTGTCTGTCTAGATGCTGCAACGACAACTGGCCCTTACTCTCGTTGTCACGTGCACTGACCCGCCGTCCAGTGTCTCGCTTCTTCTTTGCGTGGTGCAAAAGTGGCGGGGCTGAAAGTTCGAGCACGAACAGGCGGCTGCCGCTCCACCAGTTGAGAGAGCGAGCTAAGCTAACCAACCTGCATGCCGCCGCTCAGCCGCTGCCGCTCCACCAGTTGAGTGCTCTACTAGGGCCCTTTGGGAGGGCTCCGCGCGCCCACTGGCTCCGGCTTCACGCTACAGAAATGCTACTACTGTTCTATACTGTAGCAAGAAGCCGAAAATCGAAGTCCAAAATGAACTACAAAAGAGGTGGAGCCGGAAGCTACGTTTTGGTAGCTACAGTAGCCACACGGTGCGCTACAGTAGCCAAAATCGAAGTCCAAAATGAACTACAGTAGTGGAGCCGGAGCACCCGAGGCCCTCCAAAGGGACCAGTACTGCCACGTATATATGCGTCAGCACCAGAGACAGCCAGAGGGTTAGCTCAGCTAATGTGCGTGCTCACGACGGGACACCGCGGCACGAccagggttaaccgaaccgtcggtaaccggtccggtttgtcaaaccggtccggaccggttccggttcggtccggtatgaaaccggtccaaattcaaaatttaaatttaaattcaaaaaaataaaaaatttccaaaaaatttctaaaaatatttcaaggtgcaaagaatctaatggtgtcaaattttctcaaaaattcatttatttagtatggtttgcggaatttataagttaaataaaaaaatgtgcatacgaaagtatacaaatacaatgtaaaagtagtataaaaaagagttggagggttcatttagactaaaatatgttgtacaaacatttatttagtatactttgtgggcatttgaatttaaacaaaaaaagaaaaaaatttgaatttgaccggttaccagtcaaaccggccggttatcatccaaaccggccggtataccggccaaaccggccggtataccggtctaaccgaccggtataccggtaggaaccggttgaacggggaagtttgaattcaaatttaaattccaccggttccgaccggtaaccggccaaaccggaccggtataccggaaccggaggccggcggttaccggtcggatACTTAACCCTGGGCACGACCTGATGACCCTCTCGGGCTCTTGGCTGGCTCCTCTTTGCCCGCACGAGCACGCGCGCTCGCTGTCCCGTTGGCACGAGGCGCTCTCTGGAAC
This window of the Panicum virgatum strain AP13 chromosome 1K, P.virgatum_v5, whole genome shotgun sequence genome carries:
- the LOC120712652 gene encoding serine/threonine receptor-like kinase NFP; the encoded protein is MGPDERKPPPTLDDSAARDNSRTHTQVTGAAAASPSPARRSRVYQSPPAKPASACNLLSHHHPPGPRCARAAPIHSALAMARPPRLLPAMLLLLRLSALPAPARSQNATAPASVEGFNCSANRAYPCQAYALYRAGFASVPLDFAAIGDLFGVSRFMVAHANNLSTAAAPASGQPLLVPLQCGCPSGSPNAYAPTQYQITPGDTYWIISTTKLQNLTQYQAVERVNPSLVPTNLDVGVMVTFPVFCQCPAAADNATALVTYVMQPGDTYASVAAAFAVDARSLVSLNGPEARAGLFAEILVPLRRPVSDFLPPIVRANNASATPASPPPSASPNATVVSNDRDGVVTGLAVGLGVVGALWLLQMLLLVCLCRRLKAKGRRGDAVVSGDGVEGGRVAKSSSGGGDGGERFLVSDISEWLDKYRVFKVEELERGTGGFDDAHLINGSVYKANIDGEVFAVKKMKWDACEELKILQKVNHSNLVKLEGFCINSATGDCFLVYEYVENGSLDLWLLDRDRARRLDWRARLHIALDLAHGLQYIHEHTWPRVVHKDIKSSNVLLDARLRAKIANFGLAKTGHNAVTTRIVGTQGYIAPEYLADGLVTTKMDVFAYGVVLLELVSGREAADEAGEPLWADAEDRVFRGRDERLEARVAAWMDPALTDQTCPPGSVASVVSVARACLHRDPSKRPSMVDVAYTLSKADEHFGDYSGESVSVDGSGEIAAR